The following coding sequences are from one Rathayibacter sp. VKM Ac-2760 window:
- a CDS encoding DUF4350 domain-containing protein: protein MSAPAGPAVDAGGSGTVSTPTLGALLRRGRIWALLAAIVALGTLLLTVATGSQVAAPALDADSAAPDGARAVAQVLREQGVEVLRADSLDEALDALDPGSTLLVDDPGSALDAEQYTRLARAADAVVLIAPTGAALEALLPGVAFAGAPQDSGVLAADCAVPAAERAEGIPAGGSTFRILEGGAEGCFPAGDDAFALVVDDSGATRVAAVGDAGLLRNSTIAEEGRAALALGLLGSEDRLVWYRAGAGDAVGTSVDPADLAPGWVTPALLLLVGVFLASAVWRGRRFGPLAVEPLPVVVHASETARGRARLYARGATRVRALDALRIGTLHRAAAVLGLAPSSRVDEVVAAAAARLERDPAALRRLLVDEQPADDAALVAASDELLRFESALRAALAPRTTDTRTDPEGPLR, encoded by the coding sequence ATGAGCGCGCCGGCCGGGCCCGCCGTCGACGCGGGCGGCAGCGGCACCGTCTCGACGCCGACGCTGGGAGCGCTGCTGCGCCGCGGCCGGATCTGGGCGCTGCTCGCGGCGATCGTCGCCCTCGGCACGCTCCTGCTGACCGTCGCGACCGGCTCCCAAGTGGCCGCGCCGGCCCTCGACGCCGACAGCGCCGCGCCGGACGGGGCGCGCGCCGTCGCCCAGGTCCTGCGCGAGCAGGGCGTCGAGGTGCTGCGCGCGGACTCCCTCGACGAGGCCCTGGACGCTCTCGACCCCGGCTCCACCCTGCTCGTCGACGACCCGGGGTCGGCCCTCGACGCCGAGCAGTACACCCGGCTCGCCCGCGCTGCGGACGCCGTCGTGCTCATCGCGCCCACGGGAGCGGCGCTCGAGGCGCTGCTGCCCGGGGTCGCCTTCGCGGGGGCGCCGCAGGACAGCGGTGTGCTCGCCGCGGACTGCGCGGTGCCGGCGGCCGAGCGGGCCGAGGGGATCCCGGCCGGCGGCAGCACGTTCCGGATCCTCGAGGGCGGCGCCGAGGGCTGCTTCCCGGCCGGCGACGACGCCTTCGCGCTCGTGGTCGACGACTCCGGAGCGACGAGGGTCGCGGCCGTCGGCGACGCCGGCCTCCTGCGCAACAGCACGATCGCCGAGGAGGGTCGCGCCGCGCTGGCCCTCGGGCTGCTCGGCTCCGAGGACCGCCTGGTCTGGTACCGCGCCGGCGCGGGCGACGCGGTCGGCACGAGCGTCGATCCGGCCGATCTGGCGCCGGGCTGGGTGACCCCGGCGCTGCTCCTGCTCGTCGGGGTGTTCCTCGCCTCGGCCGTCTGGCGCGGCCGGCGCTTCGGCCCGCTCGCCGTCGAGCCGCTCCCCGTCGTCGTGCACGCGAGCGAGACGGCGCGCGGCCGCGCCCGCCTCTACGCCCGCGGCGCCACCCGGGTGCGCGCGCTCGACGCGCTGCGCATCGGCACCCTGCACCGCGCCGCCGCGGTGCTGGGCCTCGCGCCGTCGAGCAGAGTGGACGAGGTCGTCGCGGCCGCCGCCGCCCGGCTCGAGCGCGACCCGGCCGCCCTCCGCCGCCTCCTCGTCGACGAGCAGCCGGCCGACGACGCCGCGCTGGTCGCCGCCTCCGACGAGCTCCTCCGCTTCGAGAGCGCGCTCCGCGCCGCCCTCGCGCCGCGCACGACCGACACCCGCACCGACCCGGAAGGCCCCCTCCGATGA
- the mtrA gene encoding MtrAB system response regulator MtrA, whose amino-acid sequence MSARILVVDDDAALAEMIGIVLRAEEWDVSFCADGTGALEAFRRSRPDLVLLDLMLPGIDGIEVCRQVRAESGVPIIMLTAKSDTSDVVQGLESGADDYMVKPFDPKELVARIKTRLRPSQVAANAVLQVGDLSLDVAGHEVRRGETRIGLTPLEFDLLLALASKPQQVFTREMLLEQVWGYHYKADTRLVNVHVQRLRAKVEKDPDDPRIVMTVRGVGYRAGSLLPA is encoded by the coding sequence ATGAGCGCGCGAATCCTGGTGGTCGACGACGACGCGGCCCTGGCCGAGATGATCGGCATCGTCCTGCGTGCCGAGGAGTGGGACGTCTCCTTCTGCGCCGACGGCACGGGCGCTCTCGAGGCCTTCCGCCGCTCCCGCCCGGACCTGGTGCTGCTCGACCTGATGCTGCCGGGGATCGACGGCATCGAGGTCTGCCGTCAGGTGCGCGCCGAGTCGGGCGTCCCGATCATCATGCTGACCGCCAAGTCCGACACCTCCGACGTGGTGCAGGGCCTCGAGTCCGGCGCCGACGACTACATGGTCAAGCCGTTCGACCCGAAGGAGCTCGTCGCGCGGATCAAGACCCGCCTGCGGCCCTCGCAGGTCGCCGCCAACGCCGTGCTGCAGGTCGGCGATCTCAGCCTCGACGTCGCCGGTCACGAGGTCCGCCGGGGCGAGACCCGGATCGGCCTGACGCCGCTCGAGTTCGACCTCCTCCTCGCCCTCGCCTCCAAGCCGCAGCAGGTCTTCACTCGCGAGATGCTGCTCGAGCAGGTCTGGGGCTACCACTACAAGGCCGACACCCGGCTGGTGAACGTGCACGTGCAGCGGCTGCGCGCGAAGGTCGAGAAGGACCCGGACGACCCGCGGATCGTGATGACCGTCCGCGGCGTCGGCTACCGCGCCGGCTCCTTGCTGCCCGCCTGA
- a CDS encoding DUF3499 family protein — translation MDRRQCSRTGCSDPAVVTLTYDYRDSLVAVGPLSPQPDPHGYDLCAEHDRRLLVPRGWQAVRYLEPPAG, via the coding sequence ATGGACCGACGGCAGTGCTCGCGCACCGGATGCAGCGACCCGGCGGTCGTCACCCTCACCTACGACTACCGCGACTCGCTCGTCGCCGTCGGCCCGCTCAGCCCGCAGCCCGATCCGCACGGCTACGACCTCTGCGCGGAGCACGACCGCCGCCTCCTGGTGCCCCGGGGCTGGCAGGCGGTGCGCTACCTCGAGCCGCCAGCGGGCTGA
- a CDS encoding MoxR family ATPase → MSDSSLPPIADDELRRELDRVRTEVGRAVVGQDGAVSGLLIALLAGGHVLLEGVPGVAKTLLVRALSVSLGLDTRRVQFTPDLMPGDITGSLVYDASTSGFAFREGPVFTNLLLADEINRTPPKTQAALLEAMEERQVSVDGRTLRLPDPFLVAATQNPVEYEGTYLLPEAQLDRFLLKLVLDVPPRDVEVEVLARHAAGFDPRDLAAAGVHPVLDAGRLRAAQESVRRVGAGPDVLGYMVDLARATRESPSVKLGVSPRGSTALLAASRAWAWLNGYGSITPDHVQAMVLPVLRHRMQLQPEAELEGVRTEAVLGGILQQVRVPV, encoded by the coding sequence ATGAGCGACTCCTCCCTCCCCCCGATCGCGGACGACGAGCTCCGCCGCGAGCTCGACCGCGTCCGCACCGAGGTCGGCCGCGCCGTCGTCGGCCAGGACGGCGCGGTCTCCGGGCTGCTGATCGCCCTGCTCGCCGGCGGTCACGTGCTGCTCGAGGGCGTCCCGGGCGTCGCCAAGACGCTGCTCGTGCGCGCCCTCTCGGTCTCGCTCGGCCTGGACACCCGTCGGGTGCAGTTCACGCCGGACCTGATGCCGGGCGACATCACCGGCTCGCTGGTCTACGACGCCTCCACCTCGGGCTTCGCCTTCCGCGAGGGCCCGGTCTTCACCAACCTGCTGCTCGCCGACGAGATCAACCGCACTCCGCCGAAGACGCAGGCGGCGCTGCTCGAGGCGATGGAGGAGCGCCAGGTCAGCGTCGACGGCCGCACCCTCCGCCTCCCCGACCCGTTCCTGGTCGCGGCGACCCAGAACCCGGTCGAGTACGAGGGCACGTACCTGCTGCCGGAGGCGCAGCTCGACCGCTTCCTGCTCAAGCTGGTGCTCGACGTGCCGCCGCGCGACGTGGAGGTCGAGGTGCTCGCTCGGCACGCGGCGGGCTTCGACCCGCGGGATCTGGCGGCCGCGGGCGTGCACCCCGTGCTCGACGCCGGGCGGCTCCGCGCGGCACAGGAGTCGGTCCGCCGGGTCGGCGCCGGCCCGGACGTGCTCGGCTACATGGTCGACCTCGCCCGGGCGACCCGGGAGAGCCCGAGCGTGAAGCTCGGCGTCAGCCCCCGCGGCTCGACGGCGCTGCTCGCGGCGAGCCGGGCCTGGGCCTGGCTGAACGGCTACGGCTCGATCACCCCGGACCACGTGCAGGCGATGGTGCTGCCCGTGCTCCGGCACCGGATGCAGCTCCAGCCCGAGGCGGAGCTCGAGGGCGTGCGCACGGAGGCCGTGCTCGGCGGCATCCTGCAGCAGGTCCGCGTCCCGGTCTGA
- a CDS encoding metallopeptidase family protein, giving the protein MPRARRSTARQATSVRGGSRDRHGRGIRGAVTGPHLPPLQTRADFFETTIGSAFDYLRGAWPDELAGIRVDLASTPDVDPARLEGTGIARWRVDHAARRITLYRVPIERLAKLHHRDEWHQRMMIESYVFRAVAELLGRDPWDISPDRFRDH; this is encoded by the coding sequence ATGCCCCGCGCACGCCGTTCCACCGCTCGACAGGCGACCTCGGTGCGCGGCGGCTCCCGGGACCGGCACGGCCGGGGCATCCGCGGCGCCGTCACCGGCCCCCACCTGCCGCCGCTGCAGACCCGGGCCGATTTCTTCGAGACGACGATCGGCTCGGCCTTCGACTACCTGCGCGGCGCCTGGCCCGACGAGCTCGCCGGGATCCGCGTCGACCTCGCGTCGACGCCCGACGTCGATCCGGCCCGCCTCGAGGGCACCGGCATCGCGCGCTGGCGGGTCGACCACGCGGCCCGCCGCATCACGCTCTACCGCGTCCCGATCGAGCGGCTGGCCAAGCTGCACCACCGCGACGAGTGGCACCAGCGGATGATGATCGAGAGCTACGTCTTCCGCGCCGTCGCCGAGCTGCTCGGCCGCGACCCGTGGGACATCTCGCCGGACCGGTTCCGCGACCACTGA
- the mtrB gene encoding MtrAB system histidine kinase MtrB — translation MALARRFRRPSVRQLPRRVLRVWRSSLQFRAVAITVLLSGIAIGSTGAYLSYSISDNLFQSRLNQVTGDTSRATRAAQGYLDAATVSTRQDMEEVMNSVRTAVRDASSSALIAVVRAPDQEPSSLAPQDSYNRELQNGVISDALRERVQAGADGQYWQSVTLGTSGQQLPGLVVGSTLELPSSAGRYELYIGYSLADAERTLQFVQQVLNVAGILLILLIGAVSWVVVRIVVAPVRVAADTSQRLAAGDFDVRIPEKGQDVIATLARSFNGMADSLQEQISELATLSLVQQRFVSDVSHELRTPLTTMKLAGDVLYDQREGFPPVAERTVELLHGQIARFESLLADLLEISRHDAGSAELELEPVNLVRLAGEEIDGMRGIAEANGSVLTLSAPGGYFDADMDARRIRRIVRNLLGNAIEHGDGREIVVTVDSNATAVAVAVRDYGHGMSSEEVVRVFDRFWRADPSRRRTLGGTGLGLSIAQEDTALHHGWLQVWSMPDRGACFRLTIPRRRGERIDASPLPLPPVDAGEQAFTGPIVLPPLPPLPLGGVPEQGALQ, via the coding sequence ATGGCCCTCGCCCGCCGCTTCCGGAGGCCCTCGGTCCGGCAGTTGCCGCGGCGGGTGCTCCGCGTCTGGCGGAGCTCGCTGCAGTTCCGGGCCGTGGCGATCACGGTCCTCCTGAGCGGCATCGCGATCGGCTCGACCGGCGCCTACCTCTCCTACAGCATCAGCGACAACCTCTTCCAGTCGCGGCTGAACCAGGTGACCGGCGACACCTCGCGCGCCACCCGCGCCGCCCAGGGCTACCTCGACGCGGCGACGGTCTCGACCCGGCAGGACATGGAGGAGGTCATGAACTCCGTCCGCACCGCCGTCCGCGACGCGTCCTCCTCGGCGCTGATCGCCGTCGTCCGCGCGCCGGACCAGGAGCCGTCCTCGCTGGCCCCGCAGGACAGCTACAACCGCGAGCTGCAGAACGGCGTCATCAGCGACGCGCTGCGCGAGCGGGTGCAGGCCGGCGCCGACGGGCAGTACTGGCAGTCGGTCACCCTCGGCACGTCCGGTCAGCAGCTCCCGGGCCTCGTCGTCGGCTCGACGCTCGAGCTGCCGAGCTCCGCCGGCCGCTACGAGCTCTACATCGGCTACTCGCTCGCCGACGCCGAGCGGACGCTGCAGTTCGTCCAGCAGGTGCTCAACGTCGCGGGCATCCTGCTGATCCTGCTGATCGGCGCGGTCAGCTGGGTCGTCGTCAGGATCGTCGTGGCCCCGGTGCGCGTGGCCGCCGACACCAGCCAGCGGCTCGCCGCGGGCGACTTCGACGTGCGCATCCCGGAGAAGGGCCAGGACGTGATCGCGACCCTCGCCCGCTCCTTCAACGGCATGGCCGACAGCCTCCAGGAGCAGATCAGCGAGCTCGCGACGCTCAGCCTGGTGCAGCAGCGCTTCGTCTCGGACGTGTCGCACGAGCTGCGGACCCCGCTCACGACGATGAAGCTCGCCGGCGACGTGCTCTACGACCAGCGCGAGGGCTTCCCGCCGGTCGCCGAGCGGACGGTCGAGCTGCTGCACGGGCAGATCGCCCGGTTCGAGAGCCTCCTCGCCGATCTGCTCGAGATCTCGCGGCACGACGCCGGCTCGGCCGAGCTCGAGCTCGAGCCGGTCAACCTGGTCCGGCTCGCCGGCGAGGAGATCGACGGCATGCGCGGGATCGCCGAGGCGAACGGCTCCGTGCTCACCCTCTCGGCCCCCGGCGGCTACTTCGACGCCGACATGGACGCCCGGCGGATCCGCCGGATCGTCCGCAACCTGCTCGGCAACGCCATCGAGCACGGCGACGGGCGCGAGATCGTCGTCACCGTCGACAGCAACGCGACGGCGGTGGCGGTCGCCGTCCGCGACTACGGCCACGGCATGAGCTCGGAGGAGGTGGTCCGCGTGTTCGACCGGTTCTGGCGCGCGGATCCGTCGCGGCGGCGCACGCTCGGCGGCACCGGGCTCGGCCTCTCGATCGCGCAGGAGGACACAGCGCTGCACCACGGCTGGCTCCAGGTCTGGTCGATGCCCGACCGCGGCGCCTGCTTCCGGCTCACCATCCCGCGCCGGCGCGGCGAGCGGATCGACGCCTCGCCGCTGCCGCTGCCCCCGGTCGATGCAGGAGAGCAGGCCTTCACCGGCCCCATCGTCCTGCCGCCGCTGCCGCCGTTGCCGCTCGGCGGCGTGCCCGAGCAGGGGGCCCTGCAGTGA
- a CDS encoding DUF4129 domain-containing protein has product MIAAALLGLRAAPLDPDAQEARRLLLEELADPRYRAAEPSLFDRVVQAIRDWFASLTLPGDGAGVPLAAVIGVLVVVVLVVVALVIAGRPRLRRRSAVTGAVLAADDGRSADELRALAEAAAARGAWDEALVERFRALVRGLDERTVLTVSPGTTAHGFSQRAAAAFPASAGALRRTADDFDRVRYLGLPCDRADYERVAELDRALAAAVPRLDASADPLAVLGTGR; this is encoded by the coding sequence GTGATCGCCGCCGCGCTCCTCGGCCTCCGCGCCGCGCCGCTCGACCCGGACGCGCAGGAGGCGCGCCGGCTGCTGCTCGAGGAGCTGGCGGACCCGCGCTACCGCGCCGCCGAGCCGAGCCTGTTCGACCGCGTGGTGCAGGCGATCCGCGACTGGTTCGCCTCGCTGACCCTCCCGGGCGACGGCGCGGGCGTGCCGCTCGCCGCCGTCATCGGGGTGCTCGTCGTCGTGGTGCTCGTGGTGGTGGCCCTGGTGATCGCCGGGCGGCCGCGGCTGCGCCGGCGCAGCGCCGTCACCGGAGCCGTCCTGGCCGCGGACGACGGCCGCTCGGCCGACGAGCTGCGCGCCCTCGCCGAGGCGGCCGCGGCGCGCGGCGCCTGGGACGAGGCCCTGGTCGAGCGGTTCCGCGCCCTCGTCCGCGGCCTAGACGAGCGCACGGTGCTGACCGTCTCGCCGGGGACGACGGCGCACGGCTTCTCGCAGCGCGCCGCCGCCGCCTTCCCCGCCTCGGCCGGGGCTCTGCGGCGCACGGCCGACGACTTCGACCGCGTGCGCTACCTCGGGCTGCCCTGCGACCGCGCGGACTACGAGCGGGTGGCCGAGCTGGACCGCGCGCTCGCGGCCGCCGTCCCGCGCCTCGACGCCTCGGCCGACCCGCTCGCGGTGCTCGGCACCGGCCGATGA
- a CDS encoding stage II sporulation protein M codes for MDIDALSAARSAHWTRLDRLSRKRRLTGDEADELVERYQSASADLATISSTAGSTAVGTRLAVSLSRARGRLTGTREEPLAAVARFVVVSLPAALYRIRWLTLAVALATVLVAGLYAVWILGDPRLLAALGDDEELRRFAQEDFVDYYSENPAASFAGQVWTNNAWIAAQCVAFGIVGVYVPYVLLQNAQNLGTSVAVMFHVGEGDTFFLYILPHGLLELTAVFVAAAAGLRIFWAWIAPGPRTRGQALAEDARSLFTVAIGLVFVLLVSGVIEGFVTPAPWPWWLKIGIGALALGAFVAYFLVLGRRAVLAGETGDLARFDAGSRSIAEG; via the coding sequence ATGGACATCGACGCTCTCTCGGCCGCGCGCAGCGCGCACTGGACCCGACTCGACCGGCTCTCGCGCAAGCGCCGGCTGACCGGTGACGAGGCGGACGAGCTCGTCGAGCGCTACCAGTCCGCCTCCGCCGACCTCGCCACGATCTCGTCGACCGCGGGCTCCACCGCCGTCGGCACGCGCCTGGCGGTCTCGCTGTCGCGGGCGCGGGGGAGGCTCACCGGCACGCGCGAGGAGCCGCTCGCCGCGGTCGCCCGCTTCGTCGTCGTCTCGCTCCCGGCGGCGCTGTACCGGATCCGCTGGCTGACCCTCGCCGTCGCCCTCGCGACCGTGCTGGTCGCCGGGCTCTACGCGGTCTGGATCCTCGGCGACCCGCGCCTGCTCGCGGCGCTCGGCGACGACGAGGAGCTGCGCCGCTTCGCGCAGGAGGACTTCGTCGACTACTACTCCGAGAACCCGGCCGCCTCGTTCGCCGGCCAGGTCTGGACCAACAACGCCTGGATCGCGGCGCAGTGCGTCGCGTTCGGCATCGTCGGCGTCTACGTGCCGTACGTCCTGCTGCAGAACGCGCAGAACCTCGGCACCTCGGTCGCGGTGATGTTCCACGTCGGCGAGGGCGACACCTTCTTCCTCTACATCCTTCCGCACGGCCTGCTCGAGCTGACGGCGGTGTTCGTCGCGGCGGCGGCGGGCCTGCGGATCTTCTGGGCCTGGATCGCGCCCGGTCCGCGCACGCGGGGGCAGGCGCTCGCCGAGGACGCGCGGAGCCTGTTCACCGTCGCGATCGGCCTGGTCTTCGTTCTGCTCGTCTCCGGCGTGATCGAGGGCTTCGTGACGCCGGCGCCGTGGCCGTGGTGGCTGAAGATCGGCATCGGCGCGCTCGCGCTCGGCGCTTTCGTGGCCTACTTCCTCGTGCTCGGCCGGCGCGCCGTGCTGGCGGGCGAGACCGGCGACCTCGCGCGGTTCGACGCGGGGTCGCGCAGCATCGCCGAGGGCTGA
- a CDS encoding DUF58 domain-containing protein — MHLTGRSVLVLLVGLVPVVLLGRRAEVAFAVLGLWLLVWLALVGVDLVLAGSPRAVLLERRTPDRVRLGERAEATLLLTNTGRRRITGVVRDAWEPSAGALSTRSPLRLPPGERRAVRTVLEPRRRGERRALHATIRSDGVLGLAGRQATLRAPAVVRVLPPFRSRRHLPSRLARLRELEGRTSVMIRGQGTEFDSLREYVRGDDVRSLDWRATARRREPVVRTWRPERDRRVVIVLDSGRTSAARIDDEPRLDTAIEASLLLAALAASAGDRVDVLAFDRARRARVHGATGTEVLGRVVDALAPVQPRLIETDWSAVPAQVRALVSQRSLVVLLTALDSVGASEGLLAVLPQLTRQHTVVVACAIDPELTRMAADRSDRGAVYTAAAAERSLADADRLAAAVRRLGGDVVLGSPEKLPPALADRYLALKATGRL; from the coding sequence GTGCACCTCACCGGACGCTCCGTCCTCGTCCTCCTCGTCGGCCTGGTGCCGGTCGTCCTGCTCGGGCGCCGCGCCGAGGTCGCCTTCGCCGTGCTCGGGCTCTGGCTGCTGGTCTGGCTGGCGCTGGTGGGCGTCGACCTGGTGCTGGCCGGCTCGCCGCGCGCGGTGCTGCTGGAGCGGCGGACGCCCGACCGCGTGCGGCTGGGCGAGCGCGCGGAGGCGACGCTGCTGCTCACGAACACCGGGCGGCGCCGGATCACCGGCGTGGTGCGCGACGCCTGGGAGCCCTCGGCCGGCGCGCTCTCGACCCGTTCGCCGCTGCGGCTCCCGCCGGGCGAGCGCCGCGCCGTGCGCACCGTGCTCGAGCCGCGCCGCCGCGGCGAGCGCCGCGCGCTGCACGCGACGATCCGCTCGGACGGGGTGCTCGGGCTCGCCGGTCGCCAGGCGACGCTGCGCGCGCCCGCCGTCGTCCGGGTGCTGCCGCCGTTCCGCTCGCGGCGCCACCTGCCCTCGCGACTCGCCCGGCTCCGCGAGCTGGAGGGCCGGACGAGCGTGATGATCCGCGGTCAGGGCACCGAGTTCGACAGTCTGCGCGAGTACGTGCGCGGCGACGACGTCCGCTCGCTCGACTGGCGCGCCACCGCGCGACGCCGCGAGCCCGTCGTGCGCACCTGGCGCCCCGAGCGCGACCGCCGGGTCGTGATCGTGCTCGACTCCGGCCGCACCTCCGCCGCGCGGATCGACGACGAGCCGCGCCTGGACACGGCGATCGAGGCGTCGCTGCTGCTCGCCGCGCTGGCGGCCTCGGCCGGCGACCGCGTCGACGTCCTGGCGTTCGACCGCGCCCGCCGCGCCCGCGTGCACGGCGCGACGGGGACCGAGGTGCTCGGCCGCGTCGTCGACGCGCTCGCCCCGGTGCAGCCCCGGTTGATCGAGACCGACTGGTCGGCCGTGCCGGCGCAGGTGCGCGCGCTGGTGTCGCAGCGCTCGCTCGTCGTCCTGCTCACCGCGCTCGACTCGGTCGGCGCGTCGGAGGGGCTGCTCGCCGTCCTCCCGCAGCTGACCCGGCAGCACACCGTCGTCGTCGCCTGCGCGATCGACCCGGAGCTGACCCGGATGGCCGCCGATCGCAGTGACCGCGGCGCCGTCTACACCGCCGCGGCGGCCGAGCGCTCGCTCGCGGACGCCGACCGGCTCGCGGCCGCCGTGCGCCGGCTCGGCGGCGACGTGGTGCTCGGCAGCCCGGAGAAGCTGCCGCCGGCGCTGGCCGACCGCTACCTCGCGCTGAAGGCCACCGGGCGGCTCTGA
- a CDS encoding DUF5719 family protein: protein MTQPPPRPSRAERRAERRPSEKKASERKAAEQTAAEPTTAEQRTIGREPAKRDRTVSAARRRRSALRGAAGVAGLALAVAAVVLPQLLPLPVATRAAEGVVVTPVAADGALVCAGDLIDAGDPEELRAIDGSATSIAPQDSTGEPTALDEADIAAPGTGLSSVDVPAESDPTPGGVTTQSLATEDLSGLSAVGCAEPSADSWLVAGSTDVGRTSVLVLANASAVAATVDLALYGENGQVSATGATGVVVPAGTVRALPLAGLAPDVIQPVVRMTARGGEIAASIQSSAISGLTPEGVETTGPAAAPATLTVVSGFTVTSSPADTAGDDGTGGDGSPVLRILAPGEADSTVSIEVANEDPSGIGTSTQVVVPAGRVGEVPLSGLADGSYRITLTSDQPIVAAGRTTSTGSAGTDFAWFVSGTATEVPFGVGSTGEPGALLHLANGSDSSASVQLESAGGTRTLDIGPFGSVSAELGSDSVVVTSDQPVQASVSIARDGRIASYAVVPPGPLSSPVTVYSH from the coding sequence ATGACGCAGCCCCCGCCTCGCCCCTCGCGCGCCGAGCGGCGCGCCGAGCGCCGGCCGTCCGAGAAGAAGGCGTCCGAGCGGAAGGCCGCCGAGCAGACGGCCGCCGAGCCGACCACCGCCGAGCAGAGGACGATCGGCCGGGAGCCGGCGAAGCGCGACCGCACGGTCTCCGCCGCTCGCCGGCGCCGCAGCGCCCTCCGCGGCGCCGCGGGAGTCGCCGGGCTCGCTCTCGCGGTCGCCGCGGTCGTGCTGCCCCAGCTGCTCCCGCTGCCCGTCGCCACCCGCGCGGCGGAGGGCGTCGTCGTCACCCCCGTGGCGGCCGACGGCGCCCTCGTCTGCGCCGGCGACCTGATCGACGCCGGCGACCCCGAGGAGCTGCGCGCCATCGACGGCTCCGCCACCTCGATCGCGCCGCAGGACTCGACGGGCGAGCCGACCGCCCTCGACGAGGCGGACATCGCCGCGCCGGGAACGGGCCTCAGCAGCGTCGACGTGCCGGCCGAGTCCGATCCGACTCCGGGCGGCGTGACCACGCAGTCCCTCGCGACGGAGGACCTCTCCGGGCTCTCGGCCGTCGGCTGCGCCGAGCCCTCGGCCGACAGCTGGCTGGTCGCCGGCTCGACCGACGTCGGCCGCACCTCGGTGCTCGTGCTCGCGAACGCCAGCGCGGTCGCGGCGACCGTCGACCTCGCGCTCTACGGCGAGAACGGCCAGGTCTCCGCCACCGGAGCGACCGGCGTCGTCGTCCCGGCCGGCACCGTCCGCGCCCTCCCGCTGGCCGGCCTCGCGCCCGACGTGATCCAGCCCGTCGTCCGGATGACCGCTCGCGGCGGCGAGATCGCCGCGAGCATCCAGAGCAGCGCCATCTCCGGCCTCACCCCCGAGGGCGTCGAGACGACCGGGCCCGCCGCGGCCCCCGCCACGCTCACCGTCGTCTCCGGCTTCACCGTCACCTCCTCGCCCGCGGACACGGCGGGTGACGACGGCACCGGCGGTGACGGCAGCCCCGTCCTGCGCATCCTGGCGCCCGGCGAGGCCGACAGCACGGTCTCGATCGAGGTCGCGAACGAGGACCCGAGCGGGATCGGCACCTCCACCCAGGTCGTCGTCCCGGCCGGCCGTGTCGGCGAGGTGCCCCTCTCCGGACTCGCGGACGGCTCCTACCGGATCACCCTCACCTCCGACCAGCCGATCGTCGCCGCCGGCCGGACCACCTCGACCGGGTCCGCAGGGACCGACTTCGCCTGGTTCGTCTCCGGCACCGCGACCGAGGTGCCCTTCGGTGTGGGCAGCACCGGCGAGCCGGGAGCCCTGCTGCACCTGGCGAACGGCAGCGACTCCTCCGCCTCGGTGCAGCTCGAATCGGCGGGAGGCACCCGCACGCTCGACATCGGCCCGTTCGGCTCGGTCTCGGCCGAGCTCGGCTCCGACTCGGTGGTCGTCACGAGCGATCAGCCCGTGCAGGCCTCGGTCTCGATCGCCCGCGACGGGCGCATCGCCTCCTACGCCGTGGTGCCGCCGGGTCCGCTGTCGTCACCGGTGACGGTCTACTCGCACTGA